A DNA window from Anoplolepis gracilipes chromosome 13, ASM4749672v1, whole genome shotgun sequence contains the following coding sequences:
- the LOC140672681 gene encoding glucose-induced degradation protein 4 homolog isoform X2, with product MPVKVDVIPPPPANSKQPGVTKSLLYNGSRFQGSQKSKGNSYDVEVVLQHVDEENSYLCGYLKIKGLTEEFPTLTTFFDGEIISKKYPFLTRKWDADEDVDKKHWSKFESFCQYAKTFNSDTFDYEALKGTDFVFMRWKEHFLVPDHTIKDINGASFAGFYYICFQKSAATIEGFYYHRSSEWYQSLNLRHVPEHSIQIYEFR from the exons ATGCCGGTGAAGGTCGACGTGATACCGCCGCCGCCCGCGAACTCGAAACAGCCCGGTGTCACCAAGTCCCTGTTATACAATGGCTCGCGCTTTCAGGGTTCGCAAAAGTCCAAGGGCAACAGTTACGACGTAGAGGTGGTTTTGCAG CACGTGGACGAAGAGAATAGTTACCTGTGCGGATACTTGAAAATCAAGGGTTTGACCGAGGAATTTCCGACATTAACGACATTTTTCGACGGCGaaattatttccaaaaaatacCCGTTTCTAACGCGCAAATGGGACGCGGACGAGGATGTTGACAAGAAACACTGG AGCAAGTTCGAGTCGTTCTGCCAATATGCCAAAACATTCAACTCCGACACGTTTGATTACGAAGCACTGAAGGGAACAGACTTTGTATTTATGAGGTGGAAGGAGCACTTTTTAGTTCCCGATCACACGATCAAAGATATTAATGGTGCCTCCTTTGCGGGATTCTACTACATTTGCTTCCAGAAATCCGCCGCCACAATAGAGGGCTTTTATTATCATCGTAGCTCCGAATG gTATCAGTCCTTGAATTTGAGACACGTTCCGGAGCACAGTATACAAATCTATGAATTCAGGTGA
- the LOC140672681 gene encoding glucose-induced degradation protein 4 homolog isoform X1, with the protein MPVKVDVIPPPPANSKQPGVTKSLLYNGSRFQGSQKSKGNSYDVEVVLQHVDEENSYLCGYLKIKGLTEEFPTLTTFFDGEIISKKYPFLTRKWDADEDVDKKHWSKFESFCQYAKTFNSDTFDYEALKGTDFVFMRWKEHFLVPDHTIKDINGASFAGFYYICFQKSAATIEGFYYHRSSEW; encoded by the exons ATGCCGGTGAAGGTCGACGTGATACCGCCGCCGCCCGCGAACTCGAAACAGCCCGGTGTCACCAAGTCCCTGTTATACAATGGCTCGCGCTTTCAGGGTTCGCAAAAGTCCAAGGGCAACAGTTACGACGTAGAGGTGGTTTTGCAG CACGTGGACGAAGAGAATAGTTACCTGTGCGGATACTTGAAAATCAAGGGTTTGACCGAGGAATTTCCGACATTAACGACATTTTTCGACGGCGaaattatttccaaaaaatacCCGTTTCTAACGCGCAAATGGGACGCGGACGAGGATGTTGACAAGAAACACTGG AGCAAGTTCGAGTCGTTCTGCCAATATGCCAAAACATTCAACTCCGACACGTTTGATTACGAAGCACTGAAGGGAACAGACTTTGTATTTATGAGGTGGAAGGAGCACTTTTTAGTTCCCGATCACACGATCAAAGATATTAATGGTGCCTCCTTTGCGGGATTCTACTACATTTGCTTCCAGAAATCCGCCGCCACAATAGAGGGCTTTTATTATCATCGTAGCTCCGAATGGTAA